From a single Stomoxys calcitrans chromosome 4, idStoCalc2.1, whole genome shotgun sequence genomic region:
- the LOC106081416 gene encoding transcription factor grauzone: MKNSILCRLCVEMCNDCKKLFDENGSSTDVYETTVKFFDPMILHLEHEKPLAEEKQPVICLQCWRHISDFYRFQQSVLLAQAKFPVDIKQIDTEIKTEDEFLFEATEELPTGDDIINDCISNVEINVGDDKNEMALLDADFFDEHNENQFSSDDEKPLLECINKARKNKSNQKQKVNNATADASDNSVPKKRGRKPKSETKKTKSKSKTKQIDEPAKNCGGDIVQEECDSDDFESGKIFKNGINSRQRSKEIDDFIAQWKQDLECVVCSKTYPNLTLLRKHFREEHPKEKCYILCCQRKLRHRFHIEEHIRYHIDPTAFKCDECGKCCTTSRNLNSHKMEKHTEEGQQRSFECPICQKRFAKKTVLKCHIETHKTGTDYVCGECGKGFPTEQRRKVHERTVHNVDRVCEQCGKTIHGIYALKQHLLEHAGIQKPKWPCDICNAQLYSHSSLKRHKQVAHHDGSTVYVCGECGKIAATETALRSHKKYVHQAERKHKCTICDKAFKVAVVLREHMATHTGEDLYTCPHCPRTFKVSSNMHHHRKKAHPKEWAEGRLNRPIVAKVDVNQVSNEVVL, encoded by the exons ATGAAAAACTCGATTCTATGTCGCTTGTGTGTGGAGATGTGCAATGATTGTAAAAAGCTTTTTGACGAAAACGGCAGTAGTACGGATGTGTATGAAACCACAGTAAAATTTTTCGATCCAATG ATATTACATTTGGAACACGAAAAACCGCTTGCGGAAGAAAAACAACCCGTCATTTGCCTTCAATGCTGGCGTCATATCAGCGACTTCTATCGTTTCCAACAGTCTGTACTTCTGGCTCAAGCAAAATTTCCCGTTGATATTAAACAAATTGACACAGAGATAAAAACGGAAGATGAATTTCTATTTGAGGCGACAGAAGAACTACCCACGGGGGACGACATTATCAACGATTGCATATCCAATGTTGAAATTAACGTTGGAGATGACAAAAATGAGATGGCATTGCTGGATGCAGACTTTTTTGATGAACATAACGAAAATCAGTTTAGCTCAGATGACGAGAAACCTCTACTAGAGTGTATTAACAAAGCCAGAAAAAATAAATCTAACCAGAAGCAGAAAGTGAATAATGCAACAGCAGATGCATCTGATAATAGCGTTCCCAAGAAACGAGGTAGAAAACCGAAGAGTgagacaaagaaaacaaaatcgaAATCCAAGACAAAACAGATTGATGAACCGGCTAAGAATTGTGGAGGAGATATTGTCCAGGAAGAATGTGATAGCGATGACTTTGAGTcgggaaaaatatttaaaaatggtATAAATTCAAGACAGAGGTCTAAGGAAATAGATGATTTTATAGCTCAGTGGAAACAGGATTTGGAGTGTGTAGTTTGCAGCAAGACGTACCCAAATTTAACATTATTGCGCAAGCATTTTCGAGAAGAACATCCAAAAGAAAAGTGTTATATTTTATGCTGCCAACGGAAACTACGACACCGTTTCCACATAGAGGAGCACATACGTTATCACATTGATCCGACAGCTTTTAAATGCGACGAATGtggaaaatgttgtacaactaGTAGGAATTTAAATAGTCATAAGATGGAAAAGCACACAGAAGAGGGTCAACAACGTTCTTTCGAATGTCCTATATGCCAGAAGCGCTTTGCGAAAAAAACTGTTCTAAAATGCCATATTGAAACCCACAAGACAGGCACAGACTACGTGTGTGGTGAATGTGGAAAGGGATTTCCAACAGAACAACGACGTAAGGTACATGAACGAACTGTACATAATGTCGATAGGGTTTGTGAACAATGCGGCAAGACTATACATGGGATTTATGCCCTTAAACAGCATTTGCTGGAACATGCTGGTATTCAGAAGCCTAAATGGCCTTGTGACATTTGCAATGCACAGCTTTATTCACATTCCAGTCTTAAGCGCCACAAACAAGTGGCACATCACGACGGCAGTACTGTGTACGTTTGTGGTGAGTGTGGAAAAATTGCTGCCACAGAAACAGCGTTGCGAAGCCATAAGAAATACGTACATCAAGCAGAACGTAAGCATAAATGTACCATATGTGATAAAGCATTTAAAGTCGCCGTTGTTTTACGTGAGCATATGGCCACCCACACTGGGGAAGACCTTTATACTTGTCCCCATTGTCCAAGAACTTTTAAGGTAAGCTCCAATATGCATCATCATAGGAAAAAAGCCCATCCCAAGGAATGGGCCGAGGGAAGATTGAATCGTCCAATAGTGGCTAAGGTTGACGTTAATCAAGTATCAAATGAAGTTGTTTTATAA